A single Chloroflexi bacterium ADurb.Bin180 DNA region contains:
- the murG_2 gene encoding UDP-N-acetylglucosamine--N-acetylmuramyl-(pentapeptide) pyrophosphoryl-undecaprenol N-acetylglucosamine transferase has protein sequence MASTPTAPPAGREDRPMRLMIVLGSGGHTKEMIRLVDLLGDQYSYAYIHCADDALSLLKIKNAGPVFSVIRPRMKVMSWPVIVARTLVAGLQSFRALVCFRPRAIISTGPGVAVPACILAKVLGIRVIYIETGSRVFALSSSGRILYRFADLFFVQWPELLAQHPRARYEGRLF, from the coding sequence ATGGCTAGTACGCCGACCGCCCCGCCCGCCGGCCGAGAGGACCGCCCGATGCGCCTGATGATCGTGCTCGGATCTGGCGGCCACACCAAGGAAATGATCCGCCTGGTGGACCTGCTGGGCGACCAGTATAGCTATGCCTACATCCATTGCGCTGACGACGCGCTGTCGCTGCTCAAGATCAAAAACGCCGGCCCGGTGTTCAGCGTCATACGACCGCGGATGAAGGTGATGTCCTGGCCGGTTATCGTGGCGCGAACACTAGTGGCCGGGTTGCAGTCATTCCGGGCCCTCGTCTGCTTTCGCCCGCGAGCCATCATCAGCACGGGGCCTGGCGTCGCCGTGCCCGCCTGCATTCTGGCCAAGGTTCTGGGTATCAGGGTGATCTACATCGAGACCGGTTCGCGCGTCTTTGCCCTTTCGAGCTCGGGGCGTATCCTGTATCGATTCGCTGACCTCTTTTTTGTGCAATGGCCCGAGTTGCTGGCGCAGCATCCCCGGGCCAGGTACGAAGGCAGGTTGTTCTAG
- the tuaC_2 gene encoding putative teichuronic acid biosynthesis glycosyltransferase TuaC — protein MVTDRVAAPTATTGRPDATLLTGTRVLVVTNMYPDTQNPFAGTFVQQQVEGLRALGVDVDVVIVGGNRKKLSYIPGLFRFWRVLRAESYDLIHAHYVFSGIIARLQVGHPLVVSFHGGKETWSWVGLLCRLLAPLADAVTVTSDQHKVWLRRKDAFVVPCGVDLDLFVPASRDEARSRLGLPLDKKLVLFAAIPRPEKRLDLAQQAVEILRQSDDRVQLVLATNVPHEQMPWYMNACDVLALPSEYEGSPVVVKEAMACNLPIVATDTGDVAQVIGGTEGNYVCEHNAEDLAAKLQLALNREGRTEGRRVIQSLNLGMTLQRIVAVYQHVLAGRKRRVTNDG, from the coding sequence ATGGTTACCGATCGAGTTGCCGCTCCCACAGCAACCACAGGCCGGCCCGACGCTACTTTGCTCACCGGCACGCGCGTCCTGGTCGTGACAAACATGTATCCCGACACTCAGAATCCGTTCGCTGGAACGTTCGTCCAGCAGCAGGTCGAGGGGCTGCGCGCCCTCGGTGTCGATGTCGACGTGGTCATCGTAGGGGGCAATAGGAAAAAGCTCAGCTACATCCCCGGCCTGTTCCGCTTCTGGCGCGTTCTCCGGGCAGAGAGCTATGACCTCATTCACGCCCACTATGTATTCAGCGGCATCATCGCTCGGCTGCAGGTGGGACACCCTCTGGTGGTCAGTTTTCACGGGGGCAAAGAAACCTGGAGCTGGGTCGGTCTGTTGTGCCGACTGCTGGCCCCTCTGGCCGACGCGGTCACGGTCACATCTGACCAGCACAAGGTATGGCTGAGGCGCAAGGATGCCTTCGTAGTGCCCTGCGGGGTCGACCTGGATCTCTTTGTCCCTGCCTCGCGTGACGAGGCCAGGTCCCGTTTGGGCCTGCCTCTGGACAAGAAGCTGGTGCTCTTTGCCGCCATTCCGCGCCCCGAAAAGCGTCTCGACCTAGCTCAGCAGGCGGTGGAGATTCTGCGCCAAAGCGATGATCGCGTACAGCTCGTGCTGGCCACCAACGTCCCGCATGAGCAGATGCCCTGGTACATGAATGCGTGCGACGTGCTGGCGCTGCCTTCCGAGTACGAGGGCTCCCCGGTGGTCGTGAAGGAAGCGATGGCCTGCAATCTGCCCATCGTGGCCACGGATACGGGCGATGTCGCCCAGGTCATTGGAGGGACGGAGGGCAACTACGTCTGCGAGCACAATGCCGAGGATCTGGCGGCCAAACTCCAGCTGGCCCTGAACCGGGAGGGGCGAACAGAGGGTCGCCGTGTCATTCAGTCCCTCAATCTGGGCATGACTCTCCAGCGCATTGTGGCCGTCTACCAGCACGTGTTGGCCGGCCGCAAAAGGCGGGTTACCAACGATGGCTAG
- the murG_1 gene encoding UDP-N-acetylglucosamine--N-acetylmuramyl-(pentapeptide) pyrophosphoryl-undecaprenol N-acetylglucosamine transferase, whose translation MIFVTIGSTDFDPLIVKMDQLAPTLGDRVVMQIGNGQYVPRNGAFFRFAESLDDYYHQADVIVAHGGLGTIMEVLELHKALVCVVNPTTYDRHQEHLLQVLAQQEYLVWCKDMEQLPQAVAQARAADLARYQPPPCHIAEAINVYLAGVK comes from the coding sequence ATGATCTTTGTCACCATCGGCTCAACCGATTTTGACCCGTTGATCGTCAAGATGGATCAACTGGCACCGACCCTGGGCGACCGGGTGGTTATGCAGATCGGAAACGGGCAGTACGTGCCCAGGAACGGTGCCTTTTTCCGCTTTGCCGAGAGCCTCGATGACTACTATCATCAGGCCGATGTGATCGTGGCTCATGGCGGGCTGGGCACGATTATGGAGGTCCTCGAGCTGCACAAGGCGTTGGTCTGTGTGGTCAATCCAACCACCTACGACCGTCACCAGGAGCACCTGCTGCAGGTCTTGGCGCAGCAAGAGTACCTGGTCTGGTGCAAGGACATGGAGCAACTGCCTCAGGCCGTGGCGCAGGCCCGGGCGGCCGACTTGGCACGATACCAGCCCCCACCGTGTCACATTGCGGAGGCAATCAACGTCTATCTGGCGGGGGTCAAGTAA